From a single Leclercia sp. AS011 genomic region:
- the sufE gene encoding cysteine desulfuration protein SufE produces the protein MAALPDRDKLLRNFTRCANWEEKYLYIIELGQRLPALSESARIPENSIQGCQSQVWIIMHQNASGMIELAGDSDAAIVKGLIAVVFILYQQMSPQDIVAFDVRPWFEKMALTQHLTPSRSQGLEAMIRAIRTKAANIS, from the coding sequence ATGGCTGCATTGCCAGACAGAGATAAATTGCTGCGCAACTTTACCCGTTGCGCAAACTGGGAAGAGAAATACCTCTACATCATCGAGCTGGGGCAGCGTCTGCCTGCCCTCAGTGAAAGCGCGCGCATCCCTGAAAATAGTATTCAGGGCTGTCAGAGCCAGGTGTGGATAATAATGCACCAGAACGCGTCCGGAATGATTGAATTAGCGGGCGACAGTGATGCGGCAATAGTAAAAGGCCTTATTGCTGTCGTGTTTATTTTATATCAACAGATGTCCCCTCAGGATATTGTCGCTTTTGACGTGCGCCCGTGGTTTGAAAAAATGGCGCTTACCCAGCATTTAACGCCTTCCCGCTCTCAGGGGCTTGAGGCGATGATCCGCGCAATCCGCACCAAAGCCGCCAACATTAGCTAA
- the pykF gene encoding pyruvate kinase PykF, with product MKKTKIVCTIGPKTESEEMLTKMLDAGMNVMRLNFSHGDYAEHGQRIQNLRNVMSKTGKKAAILLDTKGPEIRTIKLEGGNDVSLKAGQTFTFTTDKSVVGNSEIVAVTYEGFTSDLSVGNTVLVDDGLIGMEVTAIEGKNVVCKVLNNGDLGENKGVNLPGVSIALPALAEKDKQDLIFGCEQGVDFVAASFIRKRSDVVEIREHLKAHGGEHIQIISKIENQEGLNNFDEILEASDGIMVARGDLGVEIPVEEVIFAQKMMIEKCVRARKVVITATQMLDSMIKNPRPTRAEAGDVANAILDGTDAVMLSGESAKGKYPLEAVSIMATICERTDRVMKSRLDYNNDSRKLRITEAVCRGAVETAEKLEAPLIVVATQGGKSARAVRKYFPDATILALTTNETTARQLVLSKGVVPHLVKEIASTDDFYRLGKEVALQLVERGLAQKGDVVVMVSGALVPSGTTNTASVHVL from the coding sequence ATGAAAAAGACGAAAATTGTTTGCACCATCGGCCCGAAAACCGAATCTGAAGAGATGCTGACCAAAATGCTGGACGCCGGCATGAACGTTATGCGTCTGAACTTCTCTCACGGTGACTATGCTGAACACGGTCAGCGCATCCAGAACCTGCGCAACGTGATGAGCAAGACCGGTAAAAAAGCAGCAATCCTGCTGGATACCAAAGGTCCAGAAATTCGTACCATTAAACTGGAAGGCGGTAATGACGTTTCGCTGAAAGCGGGACAGACTTTCACCTTCACCACTGACAAGTCCGTTGTCGGCAACAGCGAAATCGTTGCTGTGACTTATGAAGGCTTCACCAGCGATCTGTCCGTTGGCAACACCGTCCTGGTGGACGATGGCCTGATCGGTATGGAAGTCACCGCTATCGAAGGCAAAAACGTTGTTTGTAAAGTGCTGAACAACGGCGACCTCGGCGAAAACAAAGGCGTTAACCTGCCAGGCGTTTCCATCGCCCTGCCTGCTCTGGCAGAAAAAGACAAACAGGACCTGATCTTCGGCTGCGAGCAAGGCGTTGATTTCGTTGCTGCGTCCTTCATCCGTAAGCGTTCTGACGTGGTTGAAATCCGTGAGCACCTCAAAGCGCACGGCGGCGAGCACATCCAGATCATCTCCAAAATCGAAAACCAGGAAGGCCTGAACAACTTCGACGAAATCCTCGAAGCGTCAGACGGCATCATGGTTGCACGTGGTGACCTGGGCGTTGAGATCCCGGTTGAAGAAGTGATCTTCGCGCAGAAGATGATGATCGAGAAGTGTGTTCGCGCACGTAAAGTGGTAATCACCGCGACCCAGATGCTGGATTCGATGATCAAAAACCCACGTCCAACCCGCGCAGAAGCCGGTGACGTAGCGAACGCCATCCTTGACGGTACCGATGCAGTAATGCTGTCCGGTGAATCCGCGAAGGGTAAATACCCGCTGGAAGCCGTTTCCATCATGGCCACCATCTGCGAGCGTACTGACCGCGTGATGAAAAGCCGTCTGGACTACAACAACGACAGCCGTAAGCTGCGCATTACCGAAGCGGTATGCCGCGGTGCGGTAGAAACCGCTGAGAAACTGGAAGCGCCACTGATCGTGGTTGCCACTCAGGGCGGTAAATCTGCTCGCGCTGTGCGCAAATACTTCCCGGATGCGACTATCCTCGCGCTGACCACCAACGAAACCACCGCCCGTCAGCTGGTGCTGAGCAAAGGCGTTGTGCCGCACCTGGTGAAAGAGATCGCCTCTACCGATGATTTCTACCGTCTGGGTAAAGAAGTGGCCCTGCAGCTGGTTGAGCGTGGCCTGGCGCAGAAAGGTGACGTTGTGGTGATGGTTTCTGGCGCGCTGGTACCAAGCGGCACCACTAATACCGCATCTGTTCACGTCCTGTAA
- a CDS encoding trans-sulfuration enzyme family protein, giving the protein MKNLATLSVHSGEFNDQHGAVMPPIYATSTFAQPSPGEHTGYEYSRSGNPTRHALETAIAELEGGTRGYAFASGLAAISTVLELLDKDSHIVAIDDVYGGTYRLIENVRKRSTGLQVSWVKPDDLAGLEAAIRPETRMLWVETPTNPLLKLADLNAIAAIAHRHNLISVADNTFASPVIHRPLESGFDIVVHSATKYLNGHSDVVAGLAVVGDNPTLAEKLGYLQNAVGGVLDPFSSFLTLRGIRTLSLRVEKHSANAQTLAQWLEQHPQVEKVFYPGLESHPQYQLARSQMALPGGMISIVVKGDAQRAGDVIRKLKLFTLAESLGGVESLVSQPYSMTHASIPLAQRLANGITPQLIRLSVGIEDAQDLIADLSQALKD; this is encoded by the coding sequence ATGAAAAACTTAGCGACCCTGAGCGTCCACAGCGGCGAATTTAACGATCAACACGGTGCGGTCATGCCGCCCATTTACGCCACCTCGACGTTTGCGCAACCGTCGCCGGGGGAACACACCGGCTACGAATATTCCCGCAGCGGCAACCCGACCCGTCATGCGCTGGAAACCGCCATCGCCGAACTGGAGGGCGGCACGCGGGGCTACGCCTTTGCCTCCGGCCTGGCGGCCATTTCTACCGTGCTCGAACTGCTGGACAAAGACAGCCACATTGTCGCCATTGACGATGTGTATGGCGGAACTTACCGCCTGATTGAGAACGTGCGCAAACGCAGCACCGGGCTGCAGGTCAGCTGGGTCAAACCGGACGATCTGGCCGGGCTGGAGGCGGCGATCCGCCCGGAAACCCGGATGCTGTGGGTGGAAACCCCGACCAACCCGCTGCTGAAGCTGGCCGATCTCAACGCTATCGCCGCTATTGCGCATCGGCATAATCTCATCAGCGTGGCGGATAACACCTTTGCCTCGCCGGTCATTCACCGTCCGCTGGAGTCAGGTTTTGATATTGTGGTGCACTCTGCCACCAAATACCTGAACGGCCACTCGGACGTAGTGGCCGGACTGGCGGTGGTGGGTGATAACCCGACCCTGGCCGAAAAGCTCGGCTATCTGCAAAACGCCGTCGGCGGGGTTCTGGATCCCTTCAGCAGCTTCCTGACCCTGCGGGGTATTCGCACCCTCTCCCTGCGCGTCGAAAAACACAGCGCTAACGCCCAGACGCTGGCACAGTGGCTCGAGCAGCATCCGCAGGTGGAAAAGGTGTTTTATCCGGGCCTGGAATCACACCCGCAGTATCAGCTGGCCCGCAGCCAGATGGCACTGCCGGGCGGGATGATTTCCATTGTGGTGAAAGGGGATGCGCAACGTGCCGGTGACGTGATCCGCAAGCTGAAATTGTTCACCCTCGCGGAAAGCCTGGGCGGGGTGGAGAGCCTGGTCAGCCAGCCTTACAGCATGACCCACGCGTCAATCCCCTTAGCACAGCGGCTGGCAAACGGCATTACCCCGCAGCTGATCCGCCTGTCGGTGGGGATCGAAGATGCGCAGGATCTGATTGCCGATCTCAGTCAGGCGCTGAAAGATTAA
- the lpp gene encoding murein lipoprotein Lpp — protein sequence MNRTKLVLGAVILGSTLLAGCSSNAKIDQLSSDVQTLNAKVDQLSNDVNAMRSDVQAAKDDAARANQRLDNQATKYRK from the coding sequence ATGAATCGTACTAAACTGGTACTGGGCGCGGTAATCCTGGGTTCTACTCTGCTGGCAGGTTGCTCCAGCAATGCTAAAATCGATCAGCTGTCTTCTGACGTTCAGACTCTGAACGCTAAAGTTGACCAGCTGAGCAACGACGTGAACGCAATGCGTTCCGACGTTCAGGCTGCTAAAGATGACGCAGCACGCGCTAACCAGCGTCTGGACAACCAGGCTACTAAATACCGTAAGTAA
- the ynhH gene encoding protein YnhH produces MRLIPGEWFQRLEYKKQRTTSPLLRWAVTQAHFLLHAHLMSPILSACHIRFCNTGLTPRQCAPGARFPYPSQLKD; encoded by the coding sequence GTGCGCCTAATCCCTGGTGAATGGTTTCAGCGCTTGGAATACAAAAAACAACGTACAACTTCTCCTCTCCTTCGTTGGGCTGTCACTCAGGCACACTTTCTTCTGCACGCTCATTTGATGTCTCCTATCCTTAGTGCGTGTCATATACGATTTTGCAACACAGGTTTGACTCCGCGGCAGTGCGCCCCTGGAGCGAGATTTCCATATCCTTCCCAACTTAAAGACTAA
- the sufS gene encoding cysteine desulfurase SufS, translated as MSFPVEKVRADFPVLTREVNGLPLAYLDSAASAQKPAQVIEAEAEFYRHGYAAVHRGIHTLSAEATQRMENVRTRAAAFLNARSPEELVFVRGTTEGINLVANSWGSAEVHAGDNIIISQMEHHANIVPWQMLCERVGAELRVIPLNQDGTLQLEQLDTLLDERTRLVAITQISNVLGTENPVAEIIAKAHRVGAKVLVDGAQAVMHHTVDVQALDCDFYVFSGHKLYGPTGIGVLYVKDEILQQMPPWEGGGSMIATVSLSEGTTYARAPWRFEAGTPNTGGIIGLGAAMEYVSAIGLDAIAEYEQTLMHYALAELASVPDLTLYGPADRQGVIAFNLGKHHAYDVGSFLDNYGVAVRTGHHCAMPLMAFYQVPAMCRASLVMYNTLEEVDRLVAGLKRIHHLLG; from the coding sequence ATGAGTTTTCCTGTAGAGAAAGTGCGGGCGGATTTCCCCGTCCTGACCCGTGAAGTGAACGGTCTGCCGCTTGCCTATCTCGACAGCGCCGCCAGCGCGCAAAAGCCCGCGCAGGTGATCGAGGCCGAGGCAGAGTTTTACCGGCACGGCTATGCGGCGGTGCATCGGGGGATCCACACCCTCAGCGCCGAAGCCACGCAGCGAATGGAGAACGTCCGTACCCGGGCGGCAGCCTTTTTGAATGCCCGCTCGCCGGAAGAGCTGGTATTTGTGCGCGGCACCACCGAAGGGATCAACCTGGTGGCGAACAGCTGGGGCAGCGCTGAAGTCCATGCGGGCGATAACATCATCATCAGCCAGATGGAGCACCATGCGAACATTGTGCCCTGGCAGATGCTGTGCGAGCGCGTCGGGGCCGAACTGCGGGTGATCCCGCTGAATCAGGACGGCACGCTCCAGCTTGAACAGCTGGATACCCTGCTGGACGAACGCACCCGGCTGGTGGCCATCACCCAAATCTCCAACGTGCTGGGCACCGAAAACCCGGTGGCAGAGATCATTGCTAAAGCCCATCGGGTCGGCGCGAAAGTGCTGGTGGACGGCGCGCAGGCGGTGATGCATCACACCGTGGACGTGCAGGCGCTGGACTGTGATTTTTACGTCTTCTCCGGGCATAAGCTCTACGGCCCGACCGGGATCGGCGTACTGTACGTCAAAGACGAAATCCTGCAGCAGATGCCACCGTGGGAAGGTGGCGGATCGATGATCGCCACCGTCAGCCTGAGCGAAGGCACCACCTATGCGCGCGCGCCGTGGCGTTTTGAAGCCGGAACGCCCAACACCGGCGGCATTATCGGGCTTGGGGCGGCGATGGAGTACGTTTCCGCCATTGGCCTTGATGCCATTGCCGAGTACGAGCAGACGCTGATGCATTACGCCCTGGCCGAGCTGGCCAGCGTGCCGGATCTGACGCTCTACGGCCCGGCCGATCGTCAGGGGGTGATCGCCTTTAACCTTGGCAAACACCACGCCTATGACGTCGGCAGTTTCCTCGATAACTACGGGGTGGCGGTGCGCACCGGACACCACTGCGCCATGCCGCTGATGGCGTTCTATCAGGTACCGGCGATGTGCCGCGCATCGCTGGTGATGTACAACACACTGGAAGAGGTCGACAGACTGGTGGCCGGGTTGAAAAGAATCCACCACCTGCTGGGCTAA
- a CDS encoding MetQ/NlpA family ABC transporter substrate-binding protein, whose product MKKTLTLIAAATLSALSFASWADTLTVGASNTPHAEILEQAKPILAKQGIDLEIKPFQDYILPNTALAGRDIDANYFQHIPYLNSVLKDHAGDKEYDFVSAGAIHIEPIGIYSKKYKSLKDLPEGGKIIMRDAVSEEGRILSIFEKEGVIKLKPGIDKVTARISDIVENPKKLQFTPNVEASLLPQMYNNDEGAAVVINANYAIDAGLDPVHDPIAVESGENNPYANIITVHRGDEKKKDIVALVDVLHSKEIQDWIRTKYKGAVIPVNN is encoded by the coding sequence ATGAAAAAGACACTGACGTTGATCGCCGCAGCAACCCTGAGCGCCCTGAGCTTTGCCTCCTGGGCTGATACCCTGACCGTGGGCGCGTCCAACACGCCGCATGCGGAAATCCTGGAGCAGGCGAAGCCGATTCTGGCGAAGCAGGGTATCGACCTGGAGATCAAACCGTTCCAGGATTACATCCTGCCGAACACCGCGCTGGCCGGTCGTGACATCGACGCCAACTACTTCCAGCACATCCCGTACCTGAACAGCGTGCTGAAAGATCACGCCGGGGACAAAGAGTACGATTTCGTCAGCGCCGGTGCGATCCACATCGAGCCAATCGGTATCTACTCCAAAAAGTACAAATCGCTGAAGGATCTGCCGGAAGGCGGCAAAATCATCATGCGTGATGCGGTCTCTGAAGAGGGTCGTATTCTCTCTATCTTCGAGAAAGAGGGCGTGATCAAGCTGAAGCCGGGCATCGACAAAGTGACCGCGCGCATCAGCGATATCGTTGAGAACCCGAAAAAACTGCAGTTTACCCCGAACGTTGAAGCCTCTCTGCTGCCGCAGATGTACAACAACGACGAAGGCGCTGCGGTGGTAATCAACGCCAACTACGCCATCGACGCCGGTCTGGATCCGGTTCACGACCCGATCGCGGTAGAGAGCGGTGAAAACAACCCGTACGCCAACATCATCACCGTGCACCGTGGCGATGAGAAGAAGAAGGATATCGTGGCGCTGGTGGACGTGCTGCACTCTAAAGAGATTCAGGACTG
- a CDS encoding pyridoxal-phosphate dependent enzyme: protein MTIYHSVTELIGQTPLIQLHKLDTGPCSLFLKLENQNPGGSIKDRVALSMINEAERSGQLQPGGTIIEATAGNTGLGLALIAAQIGYSLILVVPDKMSREKIFHLRALGAQVVLTRSDVNKGHPAYYQDYAQRLANELPGAFYIDQFNNEANPLAHRTTTAPELFEQLEGKIDAIVVGVGSGGTLGGLQAWFAEHSPQTEFVLADPAGSVLADQVETGRYQDAGSWLVEGIGEDFIPPLAHIEGVNRAWRITDREAFTTARDLLKTEGILAGSSSGTLLAAALKYCQAQTTPKRVVTFACDSGNKYLSKMFNDDWMRQQGLIARPQAGDLSDYIALRHDEGATVTAAPDDTLSTVLARMRLYDISQLPVLENGRVVGIIDEWDLLRHIGGEGERFALPVTAAMTRQVEFLDKHAPESALHAIFDRGLVAVINDNDRFLGLITRSDVLTAWRNRLQP, encoded by the coding sequence ATGACGATTTACCACTCCGTCACCGAACTGATTGGCCAGACGCCCCTCATCCAGTTACACAAGCTGGATACCGGCCCCTGCTCGCTGTTTCTGAAGCTGGAAAACCAGAACCCCGGTGGCTCAATTAAAGACCGCGTCGCGCTGTCGATGATTAACGAAGCCGAGCGCAGCGGCCAGCTCCAGCCCGGCGGCACCATTATTGAGGCCACGGCAGGCAATACGGGGCTGGGTCTGGCGCTGATTGCGGCCCAGATAGGCTACTCGCTGATCCTGGTGGTGCCGGACAAAATGAGCCGCGAGAAGATTTTCCACCTGCGCGCGCTGGGGGCTCAGGTGGTACTGACCCGCTCGGACGTTAATAAAGGCCATCCGGCCTATTATCAGGATTACGCTCAGCGTCTGGCGAACGAGCTGCCGGGCGCATTCTATATCGACCAGTTTAATAACGAAGCCAACCCGCTGGCGCACCGCACCACCACCGCGCCGGAACTCTTTGAGCAGCTCGAGGGGAAGATTGACGCCATCGTGGTTGGCGTCGGCTCCGGCGGGACGCTGGGCGGCCTGCAGGCGTGGTTTGCGGAACACTCCCCGCAGACGGAGTTTGTGCTTGCCGATCCGGCCGGGTCGGTGCTGGCCGACCAGGTGGAGACCGGACGCTATCAGGATGCCGGATCCTGGCTGGTGGAGGGGATAGGCGAAGACTTTATCCCGCCGCTGGCCCACATCGAAGGGGTGAATCGCGCCTGGCGGATCACCGACCGGGAAGCCTTCACCACCGCCCGCGATCTGCTGAAAACGGAAGGCATTCTGGCGGGCTCCTCCAGCGGCACTCTGCTGGCCGCGGCGCTGAAATATTGTCAGGCCCAGACTACGCCGAAGCGCGTGGTGACCTTCGCCTGCGACAGCGGCAACAAATACCTTTCGAAGATGTTCAACGACGACTGGATGCGGCAGCAGGGGCTGATCGCCCGCCCGCAGGCGGGGGATCTCTCGGATTACATCGCCCTGCGTCACGATGAAGGTGCCACCGTCACCGCCGCCCCGGATGACACCCTCTCCACCGTGCTGGCACGCATGCGTCTGTATGACATCTCCCAGCTGCCGGTGCTGGAAAACGGTCGGGTCGTCGGCATCATCGATGAGTGGGATCTCTTGCGCCATATCGGCGGCGAGGGGGAGCGTTTCGCCCTGCCGGTGACGGCGGCAATGACCCGGCAGGTTGAGTTCCTCGATAAGCACGCCCCGGAGAGCGCCCTGCACGCCATCTTCGACCGTGGCCTGGTGGCCGTAATTAATGACAACGACCGTTTTCTGGGCCTGATCACGCGCAGCGACGTGCTGACCGCCTGGCGCAACCGTCTCCAGCCATAA
- a CDS encoding methionine ABC transporter ATP-binding protein: MIVLRNISKIFDNGKVALTAVDNVNLTIEQGQIYGIIGYSGAGKSTLIRLLNGLEKPTAGSVTINGQDISAAKGETLRQARLKISMVFQHFNLLWSRTVSENIAFSMQIAGVPKARINARVAELVELVGLKGREQAYPSQLSGGQKQRVGIARALANNPDVLLCDEATSALDPQTTDQILDLLLDINRRFKLTIVLITHEMHVVRKICDRVAVMENGKVVEEGEVLQVFTHPQQPITQQFVRQVSQYAEEETFNTELANELEGTVIKLTFTGHSTHKPIVGELTLRYGLPFNILHGKMTQTAHGVFGQLWLHVVATEEQLNNILADLQHSDIEGEVVKHG; encoded by the coding sequence ATGATAGTACTCAGGAATATTTCGAAGATTTTTGACAACGGAAAAGTGGCGCTGACGGCCGTTGATAACGTGAACCTGACGATAGAGCAGGGACAGATTTATGGAATTATTGGCTACAGCGGTGCCGGTAAAAGCACCTTAATCCGCCTGCTCAACGGGCTGGAAAAACCGACCGCCGGCAGCGTGACTATTAACGGGCAGGACATCTCCGCCGCCAAAGGCGAAACCCTGCGCCAGGCGCGGCTGAAGATCAGTATGGTGTTCCAGCACTTCAACCTGCTGTGGTCCCGCACCGTGAGCGAGAACATCGCCTTCTCGATGCAGATTGCCGGGGTGCCCAAAGCCAGAATTAACGCCCGCGTGGCGGAACTGGTGGAGCTGGTGGGGCTGAAAGGCCGCGAACAGGCTTACCCGTCCCAGCTCAGCGGTGGGCAAAAGCAGCGCGTCGGCATTGCCCGCGCGCTGGCAAATAACCCGGATGTGCTGCTCTGCGACGAAGCCACCTCAGCGCTGGATCCGCAGACTACCGATCAGATCCTCGATCTGCTCCTCGACATTAATCGTCGCTTCAAGCTGACCATCGTGCTCATCACCCATGAGATGCACGTGGTGCGCAAAATCTGTGACCGCGTGGCGGTGATGGAAAACGGCAAAGTCGTGGAAGAGGGCGAGGTGCTGCAGGTCTTCACCCACCCGCAGCAGCCGATTACGCAACAGTTTGTCCGTCAGGTCAGCCAGTACGCTGAAGAAGAGACGTTCAACACCGAGCTGGCGAACGAGCTGGAAGGCACCGTCATCAAGCTGACATTCACCGGCCACAGTACCCACAAGCCGATTGTCGGGGAGCTGACCCTGCGCTACGGCCTGCCGTTTAACATCCTGCACGGCAAAATGACGCAAACCGCCCACGGCGTGTTCGGCCAGCTCTGGCTGCACGTGGTGGCAACCGAAGAACAACTGAACAATATCCTCGCCGACCTGCAGCACAGTGATATTGAAGGCGAGGTAGTTAAACATGGCTGA
- the ldtE gene encoding L,D-transpeptidase LdtE codes for MKRASLVTLILFGSLSALNSAWAVDYPLPPAGSRLIGQNQTYVIQEGDNKLQSIARRFNTAAHLILETNNTIAPVYPAPGTQITIPSQMLLPDTPREGIVVNLAELRLYFYPPGENIVQVYPLGIGQLGLETPVTVTRISQKIPNPTWTPTAGIRARSLEQGIKLPPVVPAGPNNPLGRFALRLGVGNGEYLIHGTSAPDSVGLRVSSGCMRMNAPDIKALFAQTSVGTRVQIINEPVKFSVEPDGKRYVEVHRPLASVEGENPQTLAIAQSSALASFMAQSGSDKTLVNKALSRRAGIPVVVSTGAGPQVESTGLSARNTQLPVAATQGGHEVAIQ; via the coding sequence ATGAAGCGCGCGTCCCTTGTAACTCTTATTCTCTTTGGTTCGCTCAGCGCGCTTAATAGCGCCTGGGCGGTGGATTATCCCTTGCCACCGGCAGGCAGTCGGCTTATCGGGCAAAATCAGACCTATGTGATTCAGGAAGGCGATAATAAGCTGCAGTCCATTGCGCGCCGGTTTAATACCGCTGCGCACCTAATCCTCGAAACCAATAATACTATCGCCCCGGTCTATCCGGCGCCGGGAACGCAGATCACCATTCCATCGCAAATGCTGTTGCCGGACACTCCCCGGGAGGGGATCGTGGTGAACCTGGCGGAGCTGCGGCTCTACTTCTATCCGCCGGGGGAAAATATCGTGCAGGTCTATCCGTTGGGGATAGGCCAACTGGGTCTGGAAACGCCGGTGACCGTCACCCGCATTAGCCAGAAAATCCCTAATCCTACCTGGACCCCCACAGCGGGCATCAGAGCGCGCTCGCTGGAGCAGGGCATCAAGCTGCCCCCGGTGGTACCCGCCGGGCCGAATAACCCGCTGGGGCGCTTTGCGCTGCGTCTGGGCGTGGGTAACGGTGAGTACCTGATCCACGGCACCAGCGCACCGGATAGCGTTGGGCTGCGCGTCAGCTCCGGCTGTATGCGCATGAATGCGCCGGATATCAAAGCGCTCTTCGCCCAGACCTCGGTCGGCACGCGGGTGCAGATCATCAACGAGCCGGTGAAGTTCTCGGTTGAGCCGGACGGTAAACGCTACGTTGAAGTGCATCGTCCACTGGCGTCGGTGGAGGGGGAAAACCCGCAAACCCTGGCGATCGCGCAATCCAGTGCGCTTGCATCCTTTATGGCGCAGAGCGGTAGCGATAAGACGTTAGTGAACAAAGCGTTGTCGCGTCGGGCAGGGATCCCAGTGGTGGTATCGACTGGGGCCGGGCCGCAGGTCGAGAGTACGGGGTTGTCAGCCCGTAATACGCAACTGCCGGTGGCAGCGACTCAGGGTGGGCATGAAGTGGCGATTCAGTAA
- a CDS encoding methionine ABC transporter permease, translated as MAENLFPHLKWDQLWAATLETLYMTALSGVATFVLGLVLGLALFLTARGGMFHNRTVYSVISIVVNVFRSIPFIILIVLLIPFTKTVVGTILGANAALPALIVGAAPFYARLVEIALREVDKGVIEATRSMGARLSTLIFRVLLPESSPALVSGITVTLIALVSYSAMAGVIGAGGLGNLAYLEGFQRNHGDVTLVATVTILIIVFIIQFCGDIITSLLDKR; from the coding sequence ATGGCTGAGAATCTCTTCCCGCACCTGAAATGGGACCAGCTCTGGGCCGCCACCCTGGAAACGCTGTACATGACGGCCCTCTCCGGCGTCGCGACCTTTGTGCTCGGGCTGGTCCTCGGCCTGGCGCTGTTTTTAACCGCCCGGGGTGGCATGTTCCACAACCGCACGGTCTACAGCGTGATTTCGATTGTGGTGAACGTGTTCCGTTCTATCCCGTTCATCATCCTGATTGTGCTGCTGATCCCCTTCACCAAAACCGTGGTGGGGACCATCCTCGGGGCGAATGCCGCGCTGCCCGCGTTGATAGTCGGTGCCGCGCCGTTCTATGCACGTCTGGTGGAGATTGCCCTGCGTGAAGTGGACAAAGGGGTGATCGAGGCGACGCGCTCAATGGGTGCCCGACTGAGCACCTTAATTTTTCGGGTTTTACTGCCGGAATCATCACCTGCCCTGGTCTCTGGGATCACGGTAACGCTGATTGCGCTGGTCAGTTACAGCGCAATGGCGGGGGTGATTGGTGCCGGTGGTCTGGGAAATCTGGCTTATCTGGAAGGATTCCAACGCAACCATGGTGACGTCACGCTGGTGGCAACGGTGACCATATTGATCATCGTTTTCATTATCCAGTTCTGCGGCGACATCATCACATCACTGTTAGATAAAAGATAA